GACAATATCGCCGTCGATGTCGATCTCATCGCCCCCATCGCCATGGAGAAGACCCAGCGCTTCGCCATCCGTGAGGGCGGCCGCACCATCGGCGCCGGTCGTATCACCGAGATTGTTCAATAATCTCGTCATCAAATAATTGGCGGACCGCCGAGGCTCCTTTTCGGGGTCTCGGCTGTCTCGTCTAAAAACAAAAATCACACAGGCGTGTAGCTCAATTGGTAGAGTAGCGGTCTCCAAAACCGTCGGTTGGGGGTTCGAGTCCCTCCGCGCCTGCCACTTTTTTCCATGAAAAATCCGTTCCGCAGCATCCGCATCTTCGCCATCGAAATGTTCGAGGAGTTGAAGAAAGCCACGTGGCCGACCAAGTCGGAGCTGCGCGATTCCACCGTCGTCGTCATCGTGGCGGCGCTCCTCCTCGGCCTCTTCACAAGCATCACCGACTTTTCCCTCTACCAAGTCGTCGACCTCTTCACCGGCTTTGTCAAAGGCTGACCGTAATTCATCGCCCCTAATGTCCTCCCAAGTTTCCACACCTCCCGGCGCCCAATGGTTCGCGCTGCACACGCTCTCCGGTCAGGAGAACAAGGTGAAACTCTACATCGACAAGTTCAAGAAGCAGGAGGAGCTCGAGGAGCATATCTTCGAGGTGCTCCTGCCCACCGAGGTCGTCTCGGAGGTAAAAGGCGGCAAGAAAACCACCAAGACCCGCAAACTCTATCCCGGCTACGTTTTCATCCAGATGCGCCTCTACGATGAAAATCACAAGGTCATCAACCGCCCGTGGTATTTTGTGAAGGAAGTCGCGGGCGTCATCGGTTTCGTCGGCGGCGACAATCCCGCCGCGCTCCGGCAGGCCGAGATCGACGAAATCAAATCCCGCGTCGAGGCCGCCTCCGGCAAGGAAGTGCCGAAAGTCTCCTACGAAGTCGGCGAGGAGGTCAAAGTCACCGACGGGGCCTTTGCCAATCTCACCGGGCGCATCGACGAAATCGACCCCGAGCGCGGCAAGCTCAAAATCTCCGTCTCCATTTTCGGCCGGTTCACCCCGGTCGAGCTCGAATACTGGCAGGTGCAACGCGCGACCGAATAACCAGCGCAGCCTCTTTGCAACCGCCGACGTTCAACCAACCACCAATCAACGTCATCTAGACACCCGCCAACCGCATTCCACTCATGGCCAAGAAAATTCAAGGATACATCCGCCTCCAATTGCCCGCCGGCGCCGCCAATCCCGCGCCCCCCGTCGGCCCCGCGCTCGGCGCGCAAGGCGTCAACATCATGGCGTTCTGCAAGGAGTTCAACGCCCGCACCAAGGACCAGAACGGCATGATCCTGCCGGTCGTCATCACGGTCTTCTCTGACAAGAGCTTCACCTTCATCCTCAAGTCGCCGCCCGCCGCCGTCCTCCTCAAGAAGGCCGCCAACATCGCCAGCGGCTCCGGCAAGCCCAACCAGGAGAAAGTCGGCAAGGTCACGCGCAAGCAGCTCGCCGAAATCTACAAGATCAAGGCCAAGGACATGAACGCCAAGGATGAGGAAGCCGGCATCCGCATCATCGCCGGCACCGCCCGCAACATGGGCATCGACGTCGTCGATTAATCCGCATTTTTCACCCGCAACCCGAAACTCGACGCGGGAGTCCTCCCAAGGACATTCGCACCGCAAGGAGTCCTCAATGCCAGCCAAAAAAAGCAAACGATACCGCAGCGCCGCCCAGGTCGCTGACCTCACCAAAAGCTACACGCTGCAAGAAGCCGTGGAGCTCTTGAACAAGTTTCCGAAGGCGAAATTCGACGAGACCGTCGAACTCTCCTTCCGCCTCGGCGTGGATCCCACCCAGGGCGACCAGATGGTGCGCGGCACCACGCCGCTGCCGAACGGCTCGGGCAAGAAAGTCCGCGTCATCGTCTTCACCGACAATGTGGACGGCGCACTCGCCGCCGGCGCCGACCACGCCGGACTCGCCGATCTCATGAAGAAGATCAGCGACGGCTGGCTCGACTTCGACGTCGCCATCGCGACCACCGAGGCGATGAAGCAAGTCCGCACCCTCGCCCGCGTCCTCGGTCCGAAGGGCCTCATGCCCAACCCGAAGGCCGGCACCGTGACCGACGACATCGCCGCCGGGGTCAAGGCCGTCAAGGCCGGCCGCGTCGAGTTCAAGATGGACAAGACCTGCAACATCGGCGTCGGCATCGGCAAGCGCTCCTTCACGCCCGCCCAGATCGCCGAGAACGCGCAGACCGTCATCTCCGCCGTCGGCAAGGCCAAGCCTGGCTCGTTCAAGGGCCAGTATATCAAGACCATCGCCATTTCCTCGAGCATGAGCCCCGGCATCCGCCTCGCCGCCGCCGAGTATAACAAATTCTAAGGAGCCCGACCCAAATGAGAGCCGAAAAAAAATATCTTATCGCCGAGGTCGAGACTCACCTCAAGAAGTCCGACTACGTCATCCTCGCCAACTACACGCAAGTGACCGTGGCCGACGTGGCCGAACTCCGCGCCAGCCTCGCCGCCGAGAACGCCGAGTTCCACGTGGTCAAGAACAGCTCGCTCAAGGTCGCGGCCAAGGCCCTCGGCCTGCCCGATCTCGACGAGGGACTCGCCGGCCCGACCGCCATCGTGGTCGGCGGCAAGAATCCCGCCGGTGTCGCCAAGGTCATCAAGAAGTTCTTCGAGGACAAGAAGAAGCTTGAAATCAAGCTCGGTGTCATGGAGCAGAAAGTCGTCACCGCCGACTTCCTCTCGCAGATCGCCGACCTGCCCCCGTTCGACACGCTGCGCGCCCAGTTCCTCAGCCTGCTCACCAGCAACGCCGCCGCCTTCGTCCGCATCCTCGATGCCAAGGTCAAGAAAGAGGGTGGCGAGGCCGCCGCGCCCGCCGCCGCCTGATTGTTTCCGTCCATTTGACGCTAGGAGTAAACTTAACCAACAACCAAAACTTTCCGCGCCGTCCGCGGCGCGGGTCTGAACCATCAACCGTCCGACCGCTAGGGGATACGTCTCTTAAACGCACGGCTCCAATTTTGCCGACGCTAGTCAAGGACAGGAGATTACCATGAGCAACATCACCAAAGAACAAGTCATCGAATGGCTGTCCGCGCAGCCCGTCATCGAACTCGCCGGCCTCGTCAAGGAGCTTGAGACCAAGTGGGGCGTTTCTGCCGCCGTCGCCGTCGCCGCCGCGCCCGCGGGCGGTGGAGCCGCCGCGCCTGCCGCTGAAGCCCAGACCGAGTTTACCGTCATTCTCGCCAATGCCGGCGCGAACAAGATCGGTGTCATCAAAGAGGTCCGCGCCATCACCGGTCTCGGCCTCAAGGAAGCCAAGGACCTCGTCGAAGGCGCGCCCAAGCCCGTCAAGGAAAACGCCCCCAAAGCCGAGGCCGAGGAAATCAAAAAGAAGCTCGAGGCCGCCGGCGCAAAGGTCGAACTCAAATAACCACTTGCTGGTTAACGACGCAAAACCTTTCGTTTTTTCGGGACAGGCCGTGCTCTGCCACGGCCTGTCCTTTGCCTTTTCTCTGCACCGTTCTTTGTCCGTTCCGTCAGTTGCCGCCGCCAGCGCGCCTCGCCCGCTGCAAACGGTCTGCTGACGCCCGTCCGCCGTCCGCGCCGGGCACTGTCTATTCACTTTCACTCAACCGGGAAAATCCATGGCCGACCGCACTAACTTCGGTAAACTTAAAGAAGTCATCTCACCGCCGAATCTGATCGAGATTCAGATCACGTCCTATCTGGACTTTTTGCAAAAAGGCGTGCCTGACAAGCAACGCAAACCGCAGGGCCTCGAAGCGGTCTTCCGCGAGGTTTTCCCCATCGAATCCTACGACGGGCGCCTCACGCTCGAATACGTCTCCTACAACCTCGGCGACCCGAAAAACTCCGAGATCGAGTGCATCCGCGAGGGTGTCACCTATTCCGTTCCGCTCTACGTAAAGCTCCGCCTCCGCGAGGAGGATTTCATCAAGGACGAGGAAATCTACATGGGCGAGATTCCCATGGTGACCGAGCGCGGCTCCTTCATCATCAACGGCGCCGAGCGCGTCGTCGTCTCGCAGCTCCACCGCTCGCCTGGCATCGCCTTCGAGGTCACGCCGCATCCGAACGGCAAGCCGCTCCATTCCTTCCGCATCATCCCCGACCGCGGCACTTGGCTCGAAACCCAGTTCGACAACAACGACCTGCTCTACGTTTACCTCGACCGCCGCCGCCGCCGCCGCAAGTTCCTCATCACGACCCTGCTCCGCGCCATCGGCTACAGCTCCGACGTCGATCTCCTCAACCTCTTCTACGAGATCAAGGAGCTCAAGATCGCCAAGGCGCTCGACATGGAGAACGTCTCCACCCTCGTGCTCGTCGAGGATGCCATCGACGCCCAGCAGGGCGTCGTCCTCGCCCGCGCCTTCGAGCCGCTCACCAAGCAGATCGTCCGCACCTTCGAGAAACACGGCATCGCCTCGCTGCGCGTCATCGATACCGCCGTTGACGAAGGCGCCATCATCCGCGCCCTCAAGAAAGACCCGACCCGCAACGAGGAGGAGGCGCTCAAGGAAATCTACAAGCGCCTCCGCCCCGGCGAGCCCCCGACCACCGCCAACGCCAAGGCCCTCCTCAAGCGCCTCTTCTTCGACCCGAAGCGCTACGACCTCGGCCGCGTCGGCCGCTACAAGGTCAACCAGAAACTCGGCCTCAAGGCCGCCATCGAGCAGCGCATCCTCGAGAGCGGCGACGTCGTCGCCGCCACCAAGTACCTCGTCCGCCTCAAGCGCGGCGAAGGCGTCGTCGATGACATCGACCACCTCGGCTCCCGCCGCGTCCGCACCGTCGGCGAACTCCTCGCCAACCAGTGCCGCGTCGGCCTCGCCCGCACCGAGCGCCTCGTCCGCGAGCGCATGACGATGTATGACCAGAGCGTCGATTCCATCACGCCGCAGAAACTCATCAACCCGAAGGCCCTCACCACCGTCATCCGCGACTTCTTTGCCCGCTCGCAACTGTCGCAGTTCATGGACCAGATCAACCCGCTTGCCGAGGTCACGCACAAGCGCCGCCTCTCCGCGCTCGGGCCCGGCGGTCTGAACCGCGAACGCGCCGGCTTCGAGGTCCGCGACGTGCACCCCTCGCACTACGGTCGCATCTGCCCCATCGAGACGCCCGAAGGCCCGAACATCGGCCTCATCAACTCCCTCTCGACCTACGCCCGCGTCAACGAGTTCGGCTTCATCGAGACGCCCTACCGCGTCGTGAAAGACGGCCGCGCGACCGACAAGATCGAATACCTCACCGCCGACCAGGAGGAGGGCAAGATCATCGCCCAGGCCAACTCCGAACTCGACGACAAGGGCAACTTTGTCGGCAAGGTCACCGTCCGCCAGGACGGCGAATTCATCGAAGTCGCCGCCTCCGACGTCCACTACATGGACGTTTCGCCGAAGCAGGTCATTTCCATCGCCGCCGGCATGATTCCCTTCCTTGAGCACGACGACGCCAACCGCGCGCTCATGGGTGCGAACATGCAACGCCAGGGCGTGCCGCTGCTCCAGACCGAGGCCCCGTTTGTCGGCACCGGCATCGAGGAGCGCGTCGCCCGCGACTCCAAGATCGTGCAGGTGGCCGACGAGGCCGGCGTGGTCGCCTCCGTCGATGCCAAGCGCATCGTCATCAGCCGCGACGGCGAGCTGCCGCGCAATTTCGAGCGCAACCCGAAGACCGACGCCAAGAACGGCATCTACGTTTACGAGCTGCGCAAGTTCATGCGCTCAAACGCCAGCACCTGCTTCAACCAGCGCCCCATCGTCAAGAAGGGCCAGAAGATCAAGGCCGGCCAGATCATCGCCGACGGTCCCTCGACCGACAAGGGCGAGATGGCGCTCGGCCGCAACGTGCTCGTCGCCTTCATGCCTTGGAACGGCTACAACTTCGAGGACGCCATCCTCATCTCCGAGAAGGTGCTGAAGGAGGACATCTTCACCTCGCTCCACATCCACGAGTTCGAGGTCACCGCCCGCGACACCAAGCTCGGGCCCGAGGAAATCACCCGCGACATCCCGAACATCGGCGAGGAAGCCCTTAAAAATCTCGACCACAACGGCGTCATCCGCGTCGGCGCCGAGGTAAAGCCCGGCGACATCCTCGTCGGCAAGATCACGCCCAAGTCCGAGACCGAACTCGCGCCCGAGGAAAAGCTCCTCCGCGCCATCTTCGGTGAAAAGGCCGCCGACGTGAAGGACACCTCGCTCATCGTCCCCTCCGGCGAGAGCGGCATCGTCATGGACGTGAAGGTTTCCAGCCGCGTCGATTTCGAGAAGGAAAAACTCTCGCCCTCCGACCGCCGCCGCCAGACCAAGCAAATCCAGGAGGAATACAAGACCCAGATCGACAAGCTCCGCGAAGGGCTCACCGAGGCGCTTTCCAACATCCTCCTCGGCGAAAAGATCCCGCTCGACGTCGTCAACGGCCAGACCAACGAGATCATCATCCCGGCCAACCGCAAGATCACCAAGACGCTCCTGCGCAAGCTCGCCGCCGTCTCCAAATACATCGAGATCGACCCGTCCCCGGTTCGCATCAAGATCATGGAGATCATCGGCAGCTACCAGTCGAAGTTCGACGAACTCGAAACCGACCGCGAGCGCAAGATCGCCAGCATCGAGGCCGGCGAGGACAACGGCACCGGCGCCATCAAGCAGGTCAAGGTCTACATCGCCACCAAGCAGAAGCTCGAGGTCGGCGACAAGATGGCCGGACGCCACGGCAACAAGGGCGTCGTCGCCAAGATCGTGCCCGAGGAGGACATGCCCTTCCTTCCCGACGGCACCCCGGTTGAAATCTGCCTCAACCCGCTCGGCGTGCCCTCGCGCATGAACGTCGGCCAGGTGCTTGAGACCCACCTCGGCTGGGCTTGCAAAAAGCTCGGCATGAAGGTCGCCACGCCCGTCTTCGACGGCATCCCCGAGAAGCAGGTGCGCAATTACCTGAAGGACGCCGACCTCCCGACTTCCGGCAAGTCCGCCCTCTATGACGGACGCACCGGCGAGAAAATCGACCAGCAGGTCGTGGTCGGCTACATCTACATGATGAAGCTCAACCACCTCGTCGCGCACAAAATCCACGCCCGCGCCGTCGGCCCGTATTCGCTCGTCACCCAGCAACCGCTCGGCGGCAAGGCCCAATACGGCGGCCAGCGCTTCGGCGAGATGGAAGTGTGGGCGCTCGAGGCCTACGGCGCCGCGCACACGTTGCAGGAACTGCTCACCGTCAAGTCCGACGACGTGCAGGGCCGCACCAAGATCTACGAGTCCCTCGTCAAGGGCGACAACACGCTCCAGGCCGGCACGCCCGAGTCCTTCAACGTGTTGATCAAGGAAATCCAGTCCCTCGGCCTCGACATCAAACTCAACCGGCGCGACGCCCTCGGCAATCTCAACGCCACCGGCACGAACAGTTAAACCAATTAAGAATCGAGCCTCGGAAACCGGGCATTGCCACCCTTGGTAATGCCCACGTTTCCGGCCGCTGATTCTTAATTCCTAATTTTAAATTCTTAATTTCAAATCATGAGCATTCAACCCAACGAAACCGCCGGTGGCTCCATCGCCCGTGAGGAAGCCCGCTCGGCCCTTGGCCTCGACGAGAGCCCGTTCGATTGCGTCACCATCACCGTGGCCGCCCCGGAGACCATCCGCAACTGGTCCCGCGGCGAGGTGAAAAACCCGGAAACCATCAACTACCGCACCTTCAAGCCCGAGCCGGGCGGCCTCTTCTGCCAGAAGATCTTCGGCCCCGTCCGCGACTACGAGTGCGCCTGCGGCAAATACAAGCGCATCAAATATAAGGACGTCATCTGCGACCGCTGCGGCGTCGAGGTCACCATCTCCCGCGTCCGTCGCGAACGCATGGGCCACATCGAGCTCTCCGTGCCGGTCGCGCACATCTGGTTCCTCAAGTCGATGCCCAGCCGCCTCGGCCTGCTCCTCGACATGACCGCGCGCGCCCTCGAGCGCGTCATCTATTACGAGAACTACATGGTCATCGACCCGGGCCGGACCCCGCTCGAACCCAAGCAGCTCCTCACCGACGTCGAATACCGCCAGGCCCTCGACGAATACGGCGACGATTCCTTCGTCGCCAAGATGGGCGCCGAGGCCGTGCGCGAGGCCCTCGTCGCGATGGACATGGACGCCACGGTCGCCGAGCTCCAGGAGCAGATGCGCGCCACCCGCTCCAAGCAGATCAAGAAAAAACTCTCCAAGCGCCTCAAGGTCATCCAAGGCTTCATCCAGTCCAAGTCGCGCCCCGAGTGGATGGTGCTGGAAGTCCTCCCCGTCATCCCGCCGGACCTGCGCCCGCTCGTCCCGCTCGAAGGCGGCCGCTTCGCCACCTCCGACCTCAACGACCTCTACCGCCGCGTCATCAACCGCAACAACCGGTTGAAAAACCTCATGCAGCTCAAGACGCCCGACGTTATCATCCATAACGAAAAGCGCATGCTGCAGGAAGCCGTGGACGCCCTCTTCGACAACGGCCGCCACGGCCGCCCCGTCACCGGCGCCGGCAACCGCCCCCTCAAGTCCCTTTCCGACATGCTCAAGGGCAAGCAGGGCCGCTTCCGCCAAAACCTCCTCGGCAAGCGCGTCGATTATTCCGGCCGCTCCGTCATCGTCATCGGCCCCGAGCTCAAGCTCAGCCAGTGCGGCCTCCCGAAGAAAATGGCGCTCGTCCTTTTCGAGCCCTTCATCATCCGCCGCCTGAAGGAGCTGGGCTTCGTGCACACCGTGCGCGGCGCCCGCAAGATGATCGAGAAGAAGTCCCCCGAGGTCTGGGACATCCTCGAGGAAGTCACCAAGGGCCACCCCGTGCTCCTCAACCGCGCGCCCACGCTGCACCGCCTTTCGATCCAGGCCTTCGAGCCTGTCCTCATCGAGGGCGAGGCCATCCGCGTGCACCCGCTCGTCTGCACCGCCTACAACGCCGACTTCGACGGCGACCAGATGGCCGTGCACGTGCCGCTCTCCCTCGAGGCGATCATGGAGTGCAAACTCCTCATGATGGCCACGAGCAACATCTTCTCGCCGTCCTCCGGCAAGCCCATCCTCACGCCCTCGCAGGACATCGTGCTCGGCTCCTATTATCTCACCATCGAGCCCCGCAAGAAACCCGCCCAAGGCCAGCGCGTGCCGCTGCTCTCCGGCCTTCAGGAAGTCCTCTTCGCCAAGGCCGAGGGCGACCTCAAGGTGCATGACTGGGTCGATGTCCCGAATCCCGATTACGGCAAGGACAGCGTTTACGGCAACAAGGACCGCAAGGTCGTCCGCACCACCGTCGGCCGCGTCATCTTCAACCAGATCTGGCCCGAAGGACTCGGCTTCGTGAACTTCCCCGTCCCGAAGGGCAAGCTCGGCGACCTCATCCTCAACACCTACAAAGTCACGGGCAACTACGTCACCGTCGAGACGCTCGACCGGCTCAAGGAACTCGGTTTCCAGACCGCCTTCCAGGCCGGCATCTCCATCGGCATCGACGACATGATCATCCCCGAGTCCAAGAAGGACATCGTCGCCGACTCCCGCAGGAAGATCGCCGAGGTGGACGCCCAGTTCAACAAGGGCATCATCACCGACGGCGAGCGCAAGAACAAGGTCATCGACATCTGGACCAGCGCCACCGACCAGATCGCCAAGGCCGTGTTCTCGAAGCTCGAAGGCAACGAAGGCCGCAACGAGGTCAACCCGGTTTACATCATGATGGACTCCGGCGCCCGCGGCAACAAGCAGCAGGTCCGCCAGCTCTGCGGCACCCGCGGCCTCATGGCCAAGCCCTCCGGTGAAATCATCGAGCGCCCGATCCTCTCGTCCTTCCGCGAGGGCCTTACCGTGCTCGAATACTTCATCTCCACCCACGGCGCCCGCAAGGGCCTCGCCGACACCGCCCTCAAGACCGCCGACGCCGGCTACCTCACCCGCAAACTCTGCGATGTGGCCATGGACGTCGTCATCGCCGAGGACGACTGCGGCACCCGCGACGGCGTGTGGAAGAAAGCCATCTTCGAAGGCGACGACGAAATCGTCGGCCTGCGCGAGCGCATCATCGGCCGCTTTTCCAGCGACGACGTTTACGACCCGCTCAACCCGACCGAGCGCCTCGTCGGCTCCGGCGAGCTCATCACCGAGGAAATCGCCGCCAAGATCGACGAGTCCGGCATCGAGCGCGTCAAAATCATGTCGCCGCTCACCTCCACGAGCAAATACGGCATCGACGGCAAATCCTACGGCATCAACCCCGCCACCAACCGCGTGGCCAAGATCGGCGACTCCGTCGGCATCATCGCCGCGCAGTCCATCGGCGAGCCCGGCACGCAGCTCACCATGCGCACCTTCCACATCGGCGGTGTCGCGTCCGGTGGCTTCAAGGTTCCCGAGATCCGCGTCCGCGCCTCCGGCATCGTCAAATACAAGGGCCTCCGCCTCGTGGAGACCGCCGACGGCGCCGCCATCGTGCTCAACAAGACCGGCACCATCGAGATCGTTGACGAGGCGGGCGAGGAGCTTGAGACGCACAACATCGTCATCGGCTCCTTCCTCCACGTCCACGACGGCGCGAAGATCGAGAAAAACGCCATCCTCGCCCAGTGGGACCCGTATAACATCCCCGTGCTCTCCGAGAAGGGCGGCTCCCTTGTATTCAAGGACATGATACCGGGCGTGACCGTGAAGCGCGAGCTCGACGAGTCCTCCGGCCGCATCGCGACCGTCGTCGTCGAGCACAAGGAGGACCTCAACCCGCAGATCGAGGTCCGCGACGTCTCCGGCAAGCCGCTCGCCGCCTACTCGATTCCCGTCGGCGCGCAGATCGCCGTCAACGAGGGCGACACCATCGCCCCCGGCGCGCTCCTTGCGAAGACCCCGCGCCAGGCCTCCAAGACCAAGGACATCACCGGCGGTCTTCCCCGCGTGGCCGAGCTCTTCGAAGCCCGCCGCCCGAAGGACGCCGCCGAGATGGCCCGCATCGAGGGCGTGGTTTCCTTCGAGGGTTCCGTCCGCGGCAAGCGCAAGCTCGTCGTGACGAACTCCGAGACCTCGCAGGAGGAGGAGCACCTCATCCCCGCCGGCAAGCACATCATCGTGCAGCCCGGCGACGTCGTGCACAAAGGCCAGCACCTCACCGAGGGCGCCGCCGACCCGCATGAGATCCTGGAAATCCTCGGGCCCAGCGCGCTCTACGACTTCCTCATCTCGCAAGTGCAGGAAGTTTACCGCCTGCAAGGCGTGACGATCAACGACAAGCACATCGAGATCATCATCCGCCAGATGCTGCGCAAAGTCCGCATCTCCGATCCGGGCGACAGCGAATACTTCTGGGGCGAGCAGATCGACCGCACGACCTTCCTCCTCAACAACAAGCGCATCGAGGAAGCCGGTGGCAAGCCCGCCGAGGCCGAGCCGATTCTCCTCGGCATCACGAAGGCCTCGCTCGAGACCGAGTCGTTCATCAGCGCGGCCTCCTTCCAGGAAACGACGCGCGTCCTCACCGACGCCTCGACCCTCGGCAAGGTGGACATGCTGAAAGGCTTCAAGGAAAACGTGATCATGGGTCACCTCATCCCCGCCGGCACCGGCCTGCCCGCCTACAAGCACCTCAAGGTGACGCTTCCCTTCGGCACCGACATCCCCGAGGCGCCTGCGGCCGAGGAAGAGGTGCAAGTCGAGGCCAGTTGACGAGGAGCGACGGCCTCCGCGCCGTCCGCAACCCTTCACCAAAGCCGCGAACCATCAGGTTCGCGGCTTTTTTAGCGCCCCAACAAACCTTGTCGGAAAATCATAATTGCGCAGAAATCCCGGTATGCGGTGGATCGAGTGGCACGGGCGTCCCGCCCGTGTCTCGCCGGGAAAATGCCAAACTCACGGGCGGGACGCCCGTGCCACTCAACCCGCCGCTTCCGTTGGTTCCGCCATTTCCCAATATCCCCGAATTTGCCCCGGGTTCTTTATTGTGCCGTTCGCAAATCTTGCCAGTTGCCCGCGCGTCCCTTTCGCTGTCGGGCAACATGGCCACTTATGTTTACGAAACCATCCCGCAACGCGCCGGGGAGAAGCGGCTGCGCTTCGAGGTCGAGCAGAGCATGAACGACGCGCCGCTCACGCATCATCCTGAAAACGGCAGGCCGGTGCGCCGCGTCATCTTCGGCGGCTTCGGCGTGATGAAGACCGGTGCCCGTCCGCCGCGTCCGCGCGGCTGCGGCTGCGGGCGGCGGCGCGAGGAGTGCGAACACGCCGACGCATGCGGCTGTAATTAAAATGAAACCATCCTTCTTTCCTCTTTATTCTTTATCTTTCCTCTTTCTCTCCGATCCCGTTCCTGACGAAAGAGGTTTCGAGCGAAGCGACAGTCTGCCAAGATAAAGAATAAAGAGGAAAGACAATAAGGAGCCGACCGCCCATGCCGTTCACCTACCATCG
This genomic stretch from Termitidicoccus mucosus harbors:
- the rpoC gene encoding DNA-directed RNA polymerase subunit beta' translates to MSIQPNETAGGSIAREEARSALGLDESPFDCVTITVAAPETIRNWSRGEVKNPETINYRTFKPEPGGLFCQKIFGPVRDYECACGKYKRIKYKDVICDRCGVEVTISRVRRERMGHIELSVPVAHIWFLKSMPSRLGLLLDMTARALERVIYYENYMVIDPGRTPLEPKQLLTDVEYRQALDEYGDDSFVAKMGAEAVREALVAMDMDATVAELQEQMRATRSKQIKKKLSKRLKVIQGFIQSKSRPEWMVLEVLPVIPPDLRPLVPLEGGRFATSDLNDLYRRVINRNNRLKNLMQLKTPDVIIHNEKRMLQEAVDALFDNGRHGRPVTGAGNRPLKSLSDMLKGKQGRFRQNLLGKRVDYSGRSVIVIGPELKLSQCGLPKKMALVLFEPFIIRRLKELGFVHTVRGARKMIEKKSPEVWDILEEVTKGHPVLLNRAPTLHRLSIQAFEPVLIEGEAIRVHPLVCTAYNADFDGDQMAVHVPLSLEAIMECKLLMMATSNIFSPSSGKPILTPSQDIVLGSYYLTIEPRKKPAQGQRVPLLSGLQEVLFAKAEGDLKVHDWVDVPNPDYGKDSVYGNKDRKVVRTTVGRVIFNQIWPEGLGFVNFPVPKGKLGDLILNTYKVTGNYVTVETLDRLKELGFQTAFQAGISIGIDDMIIPESKKDIVADSRRKIAEVDAQFNKGIITDGERKNKVIDIWTSATDQIAKAVFSKLEGNEGRNEVNPVYIMMDSGARGNKQQVRQLCGTRGLMAKPSGEIIERPILSSFREGLTVLEYFISTHGARKGLADTALKTADAGYLTRKLCDVAMDVVIAEDDCGTRDGVWKKAIFEGDDEIVGLRERIIGRFSSDDVYDPLNPTERLVGSGELITEEIAAKIDESGIERVKIMSPLTSTSKYGIDGKSYGINPATNRVAKIGDSVGIIAAQSIGEPGTQLTMRTFHIGGVASGGFKVPEIRVRASGIVKYKGLRLVETADGAAIVLNKTGTIEIVDEAGEELETHNIVIGSFLHVHDGAKIEKNAILAQWDPYNIPVLSEKGGSLVFKDMIPGVTVKRELDESSGRIATVVVEHKEDLNPQIEVRDVSGKPLAAYSIPVGAQIAVNEGDTIAPGALLAKTPRQASKTKDITGGLPRVAELFEARRPKDAAEMARIEGVVSFEGSVRGKRKLVVTNSETSQEEEHLIPAGKHIIVQPGDVVHKGQHLTEGAADPHEILEILGPSALYDFLISQVQEVYRLQGVTINDKHIEIIIRQMLRKVRISDPGDSEYFWGEQIDRTTFLLNNKRIEEAGGKPAEAEPILLGITKASLETESFISAASFQETTRVLTDASTLGKVDMLKGFKENVIMGHLIPAGTGLPAYKHLKVTLPFGTDIPEAPAAEEEVQVEAS
- a CDS encoding zinc ribbon domain-containing protein gives rise to the protein MPVARASLSLSGNMATYVYETIPQRAGEKRLRFEVEQSMNDAPLTHHPENGRPVRRVIFGGFGVMKTGARPPRPRGCGCGRRREECEHADACGCN